The following proteins come from a genomic window of Carassius carassius chromosome 10, fCarCar2.1, whole genome shotgun sequence:
- the LOC132151672 gene encoding caM kinase-like vesicle-associated protein, producing the protein MPFGCLTLGEKKDYNSPSEVTDKYDLGQVVKSEEFCEIFRAKDKNTLKMYTCKKFLKKDGRKVRKAAKNEILILKLVKHHNILQLVDVFETRKEYFLFLELATGREVFDWILDQGYYSERDTSNVIRQVLEAVAYLHSLQIVHRNLKLENLVYYNRLKNSKIVISDFHLAKLENGLIKEPCGTPEYLAPEVVGRQRYGRPVDCWAIGVIMYILLSGNPPFYDETEDDDYDNHDKNLFRKILSGDYEFDSPYWDDISDSAKSLVACLMEIDQDQRVTAQEAINHEWISGNAASDKNIKDGVCAQIEKNFAKAKWKKAVRVTTMMKRLRAPDQSDSGASSPAMGASRGPVTPSSIPVPLAATPVPACTTLVGQNHP; encoded by the exons ATGCCATTTGGCTGTTTAACTCTGGGAGAGAAGAAGGACTACAACAGTCCTTCAGAGGTCACTGATAAGTATGACCTGGGACAGGTAGTGAAATC GGAGGAGTTTTGTGAAATCTTCAGGGCAAAGGATAAGAACACACTGAAAATGTACACCTGTAAGAAGTTCCTGAAGAAAGATGGAAGAAAAGTACGGAAAGCAGCTAAAAACGAGATCCTCATCCTGAAATT GGTGAAGCATCATAACATCCTCCAGCTGGTAGATGTCTTTGAGACGAGAAAAGAGTACTTCCTCTTTCTGGAGCT agCCACAGGAAGGGAGGTGTTCGACTGGATCTTAGACCAGGGCTACTACTCAGAACGTGACACCAGCAATGTGATCCGGCAGGTGCTTGAGGCTGTGGCTTACCTGCATTCTCTTCAGATTGTTCACAGAAACCTAAAG CTGGAAAATCTGGTCTACTACAACCGTCTGAAGAACTCCAAAATTGTAATCAGCGATTTTCACCTGGCCAAACTGGAAAATGGTCTTATCAAAGAACCATGTGGCACACCAGAGTACCTTG CTCCAGAGGTGGTTGGCAGACAGAGATATGGCAGACCGGTGGACTGCTGGGCCATCGGGGTGATCATGTACATCCT ACTGTCAGGAAACCCACCTTTTTATGACGAGACAGAAGATGACGATTATGACAATCATGATAAGAACCTGTTCCGGAAAATTCTGTCTGGAGACTACGAGTTTGACTCACCCTATTGGGACGACATCTCTGACTCAG CAAAAAGCCTAGTCGCATGTTTAATGGAGATAGACCAGGACCAAAGAGTGACCGCACAGGAAGCCATCAATCATGAGTG gatatcTGGAAATGCCGCCTCAGACAAGAACATCAAAGATGGTGTTTGTGCTCAGATCGAGAAAAACTTTGCTAAAGCTAAATGGAAG aAAGCTGTTCGTGTTACCACCATGATGAAGAGACTCAGGGCTCCAGATCAGAGTGACTCTGGAGCCTCTAGTCCTGCAATGGGAGCCTCAAGAGGACCTGTTACCCCCAGCAGCATCCCTGTTCCCCTGGCTGCCACACCAGTGCCTGCCTGCACCACCCTGGTTGGCCAGAATCACCCCTAG